A genomic stretch from Arachis stenosperma cultivar V10309 chromosome 3, arast.V10309.gnm1.PFL2, whole genome shotgun sequence includes:
- the LOC130966880 gene encoding uncharacterized protein LOC130966880 has product MSDAAHVLGPESVELTENLTFQVTPVRLDDTSVKKLRGKEYVPVVVLQLAKVKVFRGRVGLQDVMFASKLGFNLDIPEVAAFRKSSIPSRVSASQPIGIVGSEKNIRIEENFMKLTPRCTVKSLDDNNRAGTFVVLAKIAKIVEDDPWWFRVKVLVEDSTGVSIFVLFDRESPPIFQEIVGKAMLFKVLSRPVGMEKFKRTYPVRRVCDDAAIAGFVPKGEGSFGEPSKVTKSPNLGLTPSSCSELFAGSPQCTQPKSSVVDLGADEDAKCPLLKRKYVDAVVDKLNEVDNSENSFDEVDESDEEYVVGLNRGSLDAKKDVKPSLKRLRRFLRLQFD; this is encoded by the exons ATGTCGGATGCGGCTCATGTGTTAGGACCCGAGTCGGTCGAGTTGACTGAGAACTTGACGTTTCAAGTAACACCTGTGCGTCTCGATGACACTAGTGTGAAGAAACTGCGAGGAAAGGAAT ATGTG CCAGTTGTGGTTTTACAGCTTGCCAAAGTTAAGGTTTTTAGAG gtAGAGTTGGACTTCAGGATGTTATGTTTGCATCAAAGCTTGGATTTAATCTTGACATCCCAGAGGTGGCAGCTTTTCGGAAAAG TTCTATTCCATCTCGAGTTAGTGCATCCCAACCCATTGGCATTGTTGGATCTGAAAAAAATATCAGAATAGAAGAAAATTTTATGAAGCTCACACCTAGGTGTACTGTGAAGTCGCTTGATGATAACAACCGA GCTGGAACTTTTGTTGTACTAGCGAAGATAGCAAAAATAGTTGAGGATGATCCTTGGTG GTTTAGAGTGAAGGTGTTGGTTGAGGATTCCACTGGTGTTTCTATTTTTGTCCTCTTTGatcgtgag TCTCCTCCTATATTCCAAGAAATTGTTGGAAAAGCTATGTTGTTCAAGGTTCTTAGTAGGCCTGTTGGGATGGAAAAATTCAAAAGGACTTATCCAGTGAGGCGTGTTTGTGATGATGCTGCAATA GCTGGGTTTGTACCAAAAGGAGAGGGATCATTTGGGGAACCCTCTAAGGTTACCAAATCACCAAATTTGGGATTAACTCCTTCTAGCTGCTCTGAGCTCTTTGCTGGTTCGCCTCAATGTACCCAACCAAAATCAAGTGTTGTTGACTTGGGAGCTGATGAAGATGCTAAA TGTCCTCTCCTCAAGAGAAAGTATGTTGATGCTGTGGTGGATAAGTTAAATGAAGTGGATAATTCTGAAAATTCATTTGATGAAGTTGATGAAAGTGACGAG GAGTATGTGGTTGGCCTTAATCGAGGCTCTCTTGATGCTAAGAAAGATGTGAAGCCTTCGTTGAAGAGGTTGAGAAGATTCTTGAGGCTGCAATTTGATTAA